The sequence TTCCTCCAACCTGTACCACCCCCCAAACCCAGAGAAAGAGGTGTTTCCAGCCCCTCCGGCAGGTACCAGCCTCTGCCCAACCCTTGACGAGGCCCTGGGAGTTGGTTGGAGCGGGCAGGGCCGTCTTGCCTCCACCCCATCCCTCGACAGCCCCCTAAAAGCAGGGCTTGTGTCTCTGTCAACCCAAAGGGGCCTGTGTCCCCCATCCAGACAAGGCCTGTGCTCTTGTCTCCCACACAGGTCCCCCAAAAAAAGGCCTGTGTCCCTGGGCTCCCATGGTTTGGCTgtgtccccaccaccaccatgtcCCACGTTGCCTCCCCCAGGCAGGCGGGTCCTAGCCATGCCCCTCTCAGGGCTGCCCCTCCCCGGCCCACAGGTTTCCAGATGGCACCCTGCGGCTGCTTCTTTGACCCCCGCATTTACCGAATTGAGTGGGCTACCACCGACTTCGGCCAGTCGTCCCTGTATAAGCTGGCAGCAGTGGGCGGCGGGGGGACAGCAGGGAGCCCCGCCTTGGCAGGCACCTACCTGCTAGAGCCCCAGCACTACCTCAAGGCCTCGGTGccacccccactgcccccaccGTACCCCCACTTCCAGCCAGCACCTGGGGGCCCCCAGTACCTCATGCCCTTCTTCCCGCCCGAGGGGCCCGGGCCTGAGGCCCTGGGCTTCGTGGGGGATGGGGGGGCCCCCACCTTCATggagctgcccccacccctgctcaaGGAAAGCCTGGTGCCCCCTCCACCACTGCTGCCCCCCAAGGAGAACAAGCTGCCCCCTCTACACGTTACGTTGCCCACTGAGGCTGCGCTGCCCCCTGGCACCTATGGCCACCTCAAGGGCCGCCTGAGCCAGTTCCACGGGCCCGGGGAGCCCCTGGCCTTCCCTACCAAGGAGCTGCAGGGCGGTGGCACTGGGCCGGGCCCCGTGGAGCCCAAGGCTGCTGAGGCGGAGACAGCCCCACTGGGGGCGGGCCAGGCCAGACACCCCGAGGCAGCGAGGACCTTCATGTTGCCTGAGAAGGTGCTGCTAGAGGACGCCATGAAGCTGTTCGACTGCCTGCCGGGGGTCACCGAGCCTGAGGGGTCCCCGTGCAAGGCCCTGGGGCCAGCCCTACCCAATAACCGTGGCGACGGGGACGACTCCTCCGGCGACATCCGCTCGCTGTGCCTGCCGGATGAGCTGCTGTCCTTCGACTACAGCGTGCCCGAGATCCTGGACACTGTGTCCCACGTGGACTCCCTTTTCAACTTCAAGGCGCTGGATGAGGAGCTGCCGCCCCGCCCAGGGCCCCCCGCCGCCACCACCACAGCCCCTCGGGCTGAGCccgagagaaagagaaaggccgGTGCCTCAGCCACCaagaaggggaggcagggaggcaagAGCAGGCAGGCCTCGGGCCTGGCCAGCGCCACCCCTTCGGGACCCAGGCAGGACCTGGAAGCCACCCCCCATTAAAGCGGATTTGACTTCAGCTCATTGTCCACTCGGTGCATTGGGGGGCAGTGGGCTGGGGACACTCACCCCATTGTCCAGTTGGCCTAGGGCCATGAGGGGAGGCCCCTCAGGACCGCAGGCCCCCAGTGCTTCCTGGCTGCCAGGCTTCCAGTCTGAGGCTGGATCCCTCCACTCGGGATTCTGGATCCCTCCACTCGGGATTCTAAATCCCACGTGTCCTAGCTCTGGAAAATCAGTCGGCCAGCAAGGGAGGGGCTTTTGGAAAGTGGGGAGACACCACCCAGACTCCAGCACTGGAAGGATTTCCTCAATATTTGGGGAGGAAAGTCAAGGCTGCCCAGAGACGGCAGGAACTTGCCTGGAGACACAGCAAGCAGGGTGGGCCCTGGGAGTGGCCCCCACCTCCACGTCTCCAGTCCAAACCACCACTGGCTGAGGGAGGGGGAGGCCTGTGAGGGGCCTGTGGCCTGGGCTCTGCCTCAGCCACTGCCCCCTAGTGGAGGGGTTGGGGTGGCGCTTGGCAGGGAGGGGTTGCCATGGTGAATAGGAAAGACTCCTATTCAGGCAGACCTGGGGGCTGTGGGGGCAGGTGCTGGATGGAGGTGGAGGCACCTGATGGCCTGAGGGTGGGGACTGGCCAGGGAGGTGGAAggcagtgcccacctggcacacAGGTGACCTGAAACAGGCCCACCTGTAATGGGGGTGTGCAGAGTGCACCAAGTGAGGGCATCCAGCTGGGCCCCGAGTGCCAGTTCTCTCCGTTGGGCCCCGTGCAGGAGTTCTGCATTCAGGTGGcaggcacaggacagcccccagtgTGGGTGTCCGTTATTGCTCACACCTGCTGCTTCCTGCCCTGGCTCCTCCCCTTCAGGCCCACACAGCTCCTCTTCCCAGGGGTCGTGTCTGGTCCAGCCTCTCTTCAACATTTCTGGAGGGAGGGCCCCGGGGGCAGCTGCTGGCTATGGCCTACCCTGAAATGCTCAAGGTGACTGAAGGGGCAACTTGGTTTCCCAGGTAACATGTAAGGAATCAGGAATCAAAAAGAGATGGAAGGAGGCCTCCCCGCCTCTCCCGCTGCAGGGGAGGAAGGGgccctcctgccccaggccctgggctgggttgGGGATGGGTGGGCTTGACTAGAATTTGGAGGTGGTTGGACGAGGGGAGGACAGGGTTGGGAACTAAAACCTGGTGCCTCCCATGTGCCCAGCACCAAAGCCACAAGCCTATGGTGCCACCGGCCTACGTGGCTTATCTCCCTGAACGCTTATTTCAAAACGCAGGGGAGTGGAGACGCGTGTGCTGTCCAGGCAGTGGTCTCTCCATCCCAGGCATCGCTTACATTTGTCCCCACCCATCTCTGTTCTGAACCACACGGGCCTGGAGAAGCCTGGAGCCCATTTCCCTAGGCTTCCCTCTCAGCCCCTCTCCCTGAAGTAGCATTGGGGTATTTTGAGGTGAAAATCAAGTGTCCCCGACGAAGGGAAGGCCCTGGCAAAGGAGGGGGAGGACCCAGGAGGATGAGCTCATTTTTTTGAAGATGAATGCAGACGAGGGTCAGGAAGCCAGTGTTACCTAACAACCTAAGAGACTGGAGGGTGGGTGGGGCCCAGCCAGCTCAGCCCTGATGGGTGGGGCAACTGGTCACCGCACTGTACTTGGGGGTAGAAGTTTCAACGACTGGATTGAGACTGCACTGgacaattttaaatgatggcagggtatatatttttttaacctaagagTAATCAGGAAAGTCGTGGGACCCCACCCCAAGTTTTCACTTAGGATGAGATAGATGGCTGCCTCCATGCCACCTGGATTTAAAATGAAGTCCTCCCACTGATGGATGGACGGAAAGAATATCCatattcattgtatatatttatacatacgacctatatacatgcatgcatgtatatacgcacacattatatacatatgtatacatgcatgtgTATTCTCACACACATGATCTATACacgcatgtgtgtacacatatgtacacattatctacctatgtatatatatttatatcacagGCATAaacacatatgcatgtgtatatacatcCATACACGTGCATAAGCAGATACGTGTGTATACATATGCCTGCACTTGTGTGTgcatactatatatacatttgtatgtaCATATTACACACaggtatacacacatatatgtatacacacatgcctACAtagcatacacacatgcatatgtgtgtgtatacatgtgtatatagatatgtatacatGTCTATATGCACATGTATAAATAACATGTATGCATGGAAAATATATGCTTCCAAACTTTTATTCATGTACATGGCAAGCACATATGTATGTGTTCGTTTGCACATGTGTTAGGATTTATAAACACAGAGATGGGATCCCACCAATGTGTCTTCTACAGACTCCCCCGCTTTTCCTCAGGTCTTAACCTTCTCTAACAGCACACGTC comes from Rhinolophus ferrumequinum isolate MPI-CBG mRhiFer1 chromosome 18, mRhiFer1_v1.p, whole genome shotgun sequence and encodes:
- the PRR22 gene encoding proline-rich protein 22 yields the protein MQHPKPFYAPTVSQEGFSPRGLDGTEGLVSQPTPTCMEPLPTVGSSNLYHPPNPEKEVFPAPPAGFQMAPCGCFFDPRIYRIEWATTDFGQSSLYKLAAVGGGGTAGSPALAGTYLLEPQHYLKASVPPPLPPPYPHFQPAPGGPQYLMPFFPPEGPGPEALGFVGDGGAPTFMELPPPLLKESLVPPPPLLPPKENKLPPLHVTLPTEAALPPGTYGHLKGRLSQFHGPGEPLAFPTKELQGGGTGPGPVEPKAAEAETAPLGAGQARHPEAARTFMLPEKVLLEDAMKLFDCLPGVTEPEGSPCKALGPALPNNRGDGDDSSGDIRSLCLPDELLSFDYSVPEILDTVSHVDSLFNFKALDEELPPRPGPPAATTTAPRAEPERKRKAGASATKKGRQGGKSRQASGLASATPSGPRQDLEATPH